The following coding sequences lie in one Vibrio sp. ED004 genomic window:
- a CDS encoding mannitol-1-phosphate 5-dehydrogenase encodes MKALHFGAGNIGRGFIGKLLSDAGMKVTFADVNETVVNALIERQEYPVKIVGEECVVEVVKNVTAVNSATSAVVDCIAESNIVTTAVGPTVLKIISKSIAQGIEKRAAANNTAPMNIIAAENMVRGTSQLKAAVLEHLSDEMKAFTEQHIGFVDSAVDRIVPPAEAGETDPLAVTVETFSEWIVDQTQFKGEIPNIPGMECTDNLMAFVERKLFTLNTGHLVTAYLGVLAGHETIKDSIEDDKIRAEVTATMEESGAVLIKRYGFDPEAHAAYIQKILGRFANPFLRDEVDRVGRQPIRKLSPQDRLVKPLNGTLEYGLPNAHLVKAIAAAFHYKNEDDPQAVELQAMFAEKGFAETLAHYSELNSDSEVVKLAEQAYLALK; translated from the coding sequence ATGAAAGCGTTACATTTTGGTGCAGGTAATATCGGTCGTGGTTTCATTGGTAAGCTTCTTTCTGACGCTGGTATGAAGGTTACGTTTGCTGACGTAAATGAAACGGTTGTAAATGCGTTAATTGAACGCCAAGAATACCCAGTTAAGATTGTTGGCGAAGAGTGTGTTGTTGAAGTTGTTAAGAACGTGACAGCAGTAAACTCGGCAACAAGCGCAGTGGTTGATTGCATTGCAGAGTCTAACATTGTGACGACAGCAGTTGGTCCTACTGTTCTTAAAATCATCTCTAAGTCTATCGCTCAAGGCATTGAAAAGCGTGCAGCAGCAAACAACACTGCACCAATGAACATCATCGCGGCAGAGAACATGGTTCGCGGTACTAGCCAATTAAAAGCAGCGGTTCTAGAGCACCTTTCTGATGAAATGAAAGCCTTCACTGAACAGCACATTGGTTTTGTTGATTCAGCGGTTGACCGTATCGTTCCACCGGCAGAAGCAGGCGAAACAGACCCACTAGCAGTAACGGTTGAAACGTTTAGCGAGTGGATCGTAGACCAAACGCAATTTAAAGGTGAGATTCCAAACATTCCAGGTATGGAATGCACAGATAACCTAATGGCTTTCGTTGAGCGTAAACTGTTCACGCTAAACACAGGTCACTTGGTAACGGCATACCTTGGTGTGCTTGCGGGTCACGAGACAATCAAAGACTCTATCGAAGACGACAAAATCCGCGCTGAAGTAACAGCAACGATGGAGGAGAGCGGTGCAGTTCTGATCAAGCGTTACGGCTTCGATCCTGAAGCGCACGCGGCATACATCCAGAAAATTCTTGGTCGTTTTGCGAACCCGTTCCTACGTGATGAAGTGGATCGTGTTGGCCGTCAGCCTATTCGTAAGCTGAGCCCACAAGATCGTCTAGTCAAGCCATTGAACGGTACGCTAGAATACGGCCTTCCTAATGCACACCTAGTAAAAGCGATCGCAGCTGCGTTTCATTACAAGAATGAAGATGACCCACAAGCGGTTGAACTTCAGGCAATGTTCGCAGAAAAAGGTTTTGCTGAGACATTAGCGCATTATTCTGAGCTGAATAGTGACTCAGAAGTTGTTAAACTAGCGGAACAAGCTTATCTAGCATTGAAATGA
- a CDS encoding LON peptidase substrate-binding domain-containing protein, whose product MPNSPRKTTRTDAEPETPVESSLELAVFPLPIFLLPGGRQRLRIFEPKYLAMIAHAAQGDGFIIATQDNSNSDDLSSWGTKVTIVDFNMSDDQILEIDVEGEKLVQLHGSFRDVDDLFKSQFSLLPHWPTHDFKVPNVFAAFLVQLFRDHDSIRTLYPTPDFESPQWICARLLEMMPIPLEKKTEFTEPASFPSLVPFLNQIITGQ is encoded by the coding sequence GTGCCGAATTCACCTAGGAAGACCACGCGGACAGACGCCGAACCAGAAACACCCGTAGAGTCTTCTCTGGAGCTCGCAGTGTTTCCTCTCCCTATCTTCCTTCTACCGGGAGGCAGACAAAGGCTGCGCATTTTTGAGCCAAAGTATCTGGCGATGATTGCTCACGCAGCGCAGGGCGATGGTTTCATTATCGCCACTCAAGACAACTCTAACTCTGATGATCTTAGTTCTTGGGGGACAAAGGTAACCATCGTCGATTTCAATATGTCTGATGACCAAATCTTGGAAATTGATGTCGAAGGCGAAAAATTGGTGCAGTTACATGGTTCGTTTCGAGACGTTGATGATCTGTTTAAAAGCCAATTCAGCTTGTTGCCTCACTGGCCTACTCATGACTTTAAAGTGCCCAACGTGTTTGCGGCATTTTTGGTTCAGTTGTTTCGCGACCACGATTCAATAAGAACACTCTATCCCACTCCAGATTTCGAGAGCCCACAATGGATCTGTGCGCGCTTGCTCGAAATGATGCCTATCCCATTGGAAAAGAAAACAGAATTTACTGAGCCAGCCAGTTTTCCGTCTCTAGTTCCTTTTTTGAATCAAATCATTACGGGGCAATAA
- a CDS encoding YibL family ribosome-associated protein, whose product MSVKNELQQINNRLDKCRHKLDAAKTRNDRPVVRQFEEEIKKLTKKIAQLKHKESFDVNQERKSLVDMPFSREITKAEQADMGKLKKSVKGLVIVHPMTKVGKELRIEVMTGYAPKKF is encoded by the coding sequence ATGAGTGTTAAAAACGAACTTCAACAAATTAACAACCGTCTAGACAAGTGTCGCCACAAGCTAGATGCTGCTAAAACTCGTAATGATCGTCCTGTTGTTCGTCAGTTCGAGGAAGAGATTAAGAAGCTAACTAAGAAAATTGCCCAGCTTAAACACAAAGAAAGCTTTGATGTGAACCAAGAGCGTAAGTCTCTGGTTGATATGCCATTTAGCCGTGAAATCACTAAGGCTGAGCAAGCGGATATGGGTAAACTGAAAAAGTCTGTTAAAGGACTCGTAATTGTTCACCCAATGACGAAAGTCGGTAAAGAACTTCGCATTGAAGTTATGACTGGTTACGCACCGAAAAAATTCTAA
- a CDS encoding PTS mannitol transporter subunit IICBA — translation MLSPEAKIKVQNFGRFLSNMVMPNIGAFIAWGFITALFIPTGWWPNETLASMVGPMITYLLPLLIGYTGGKMVGGDRGAVVGAITTMGVIVGTDIPMFMGAMIVGPLGGIAIKKFDEAVHGKVKSGFEMLVNNFSAGIIGMICAIIAFIVIGPAVKVLSSGLAAGVNVMVEAGALPLASIFVEPAKILFLNNAINHGIFSPLGIQQSEEIGRSIFFLIEANPGPGFGLLLAYMVFGKGSAKQSAAGASIIHFLGGIHEIYFPYVLMNPRLILAVIAGGMAGVFTNVVFDSGLISPASPGSIFAVLLMTPKGSYIGVVLSVIAATAVSFIVASILLKTSAQGDDEDSLEKASAQMKDMKASSKGAAAEANVNLADVKAVYVACDAGMGSSAMGAGLLRKKVETAGLDIVVTNYAINNLPADSQIVITHKDLTDRARKTVPGAMHMSLNNFLDGGVYDQLVAELTDAQSGEAKVEALAPAAAPAQEGNKLALTDDSIFLGLKATQKEDAIKFAGDQLVKLGNVSPEYVAGMFAREELVSTYLGESIAVPHGTIEAKQYVQKTGIVFCQYPEGIQWGEDEDDIAKMVIGIAAQGDEHNMVLMAITNSLDDEEAVECLQNTTNPADVLRILNGN, via the coding sequence ATGTTATCACCAGAAGCAAAGATCAAGGTTCAAAACTTTGGTCGTTTCTTATCTAATATGGTAATGCCAAACATCGGCGCATTCATTGCGTGGGGTTTCATTACTGCACTATTCATCCCAACAGGTTGGTGGCCTAACGAAACGTTAGCATCAATGGTTGGTCCTATGATTACATACCTTCTACCACTATTGATCGGTTACACCGGTGGTAAAATGGTTGGTGGTGACCGCGGTGCGGTAGTCGGCGCTATCACAACAATGGGTGTTATCGTTGGTACTGATATCCCAATGTTCATGGGTGCAATGATTGTTGGTCCACTAGGTGGTATCGCAATTAAGAAATTCGATGAAGCTGTTCACGGTAAAGTGAAGAGTGGTTTCGAAATGCTAGTGAACAACTTCTCTGCTGGTATCATCGGTATGATCTGCGCAATCATCGCGTTCATCGTGATTGGTCCTGCAGTTAAAGTTCTGTCTTCTGGTTTAGCGGCTGGCGTTAACGTGATGGTTGAAGCAGGTGCACTACCTCTTGCATCTATCTTTGTTGAACCTGCGAAAATCCTATTCCTAAACAACGCAATCAACCACGGTATCTTCTCTCCACTAGGTATCCAGCAATCTGAAGAAATTGGTCGTTCAATCTTCTTCCTAATCGAAGCGAACCCAGGTCCTGGTTTTGGTCTTCTACTTGCTTACATGGTGTTTGGTAAAGGTAGCGCGAAGCAATCTGCTGCTGGTGCTTCGATCATCCACTTCCTAGGTGGTATCCACGAAATTTACTTCCCTTACGTTCTAATGAACCCACGTCTAATCCTTGCTGTAATCGCAGGTGGTATGGCAGGTGTATTCACTAACGTAGTGTTCGATTCTGGCCTTATCTCTCCAGCATCTCCAGGTTCTATCTTCGCAGTATTGTTGATGACACCTAAAGGGTCTTACATCGGTGTGGTTCTTTCTGTTATCGCTGCAACGGCTGTGTCTTTCATCGTAGCTTCAATCCTACTTAAGACTTCAGCTCAAGGTGACGACGAAGATTCACTAGAGAAAGCCTCTGCTCAAATGAAAGACATGAAAGCGTCTTCTAAAGGTGCAGCTGCAGAAGCAAACGTAAACCTAGCGGATGTAAAAGCAGTCTACGTAGCGTGTGATGCGGGTATGGGTTCAAGTGCGATGGGTGCAGGTCTTCTACGTAAGAAAGTAGAAACAGCTGGCCTAGACATCGTGGTAACCAACTACGCAATCAACAACCTACCAGCTGATTCGCAAATCGTTATTACGCATAAAGACTTAACAGACCGTGCACGCAAAACCGTACCGGGTGCAATGCACATGTCTCTGAACAACTTCCTAGACGGTGGCGTATACGACCAGCTAGTCGCTGAACTTACCGACGCTCAAAGTGGTGAAGCAAAAGTAGAAGCTCTGGCTCCTGCAGCGGCTCCAGCACAAGAAGGCAACAAGCTTGCACTGACTGACGACAGCATCTTCCTTGGCCTAAAAGCGACTCAAAAAGAAGACGCAATCAAGTTCGCTGGCGACCAACTGGTAAAACTTGGCAATGTATCACCTGAATACGTAGCTGGCATGTTTGCTCGTGAAGAGCTTGTGTCTACCTACCTAGGTGAGTCTATCGCAGTACCACACGGCACAATCGAAGCGAAACAATACGTACAAAAAACCGGCATCGTTTTCTGTCAGTACCCTGAAGGTATTCAGTGGGGCGAAGATGAAGATGATATCGCTAAGATGGTTATCGGTATTGCCGCACAAGGCGATGAGCACAACATGGTGCTGATGGCTATTACGAATTCACTTGATGATGAAGAAGCTGTGGAATGCCTACAGAACACAACAAACCCTGCTGATGTTCTACGTATTCTCAACGGAAACTAA
- the gltS gene encoding sodium/glutamate symporter, which translates to MNQLISIGPLESFLIAISVLFLGHFVNAKLPILKKYNIPEPIVGGLIVAFAITALHFNGLDLEFSLPLQNTFMLMFFATVGLAANYTQLIKGGAKVFLFLGVASVYIIIQNGVGVTLATALGLEPLMGLIAGSITLSGGHGTGAAWSQTFADTFGIANTLEIAMASATFGLIIGGIIGSPVAQKLIDKNQLESEYGTGTQTHERFPELVTYNEYEEDKVTAKKVIEVLFILLICITGARYLEQWVATFEISWLMIPDFVYALFIGVFITNVFEVTKLHKTDSETVDILGTVSLSLFLAMALMSLKLWNIFDLAIPFLVILAVQAVVLGIFSYFVTFKVMGSNYDAAVMAGGHCGFGLGATPTAVMNMGSLVNRFGPSPQAFMVVPIVGAFFIDIVNLIILQGYISFIG; encoded by the coding sequence ATGAATCAATTAATTTCAATTGGACCACTAGAATCCTTCCTAATCGCGATTAGTGTTTTGTTTCTAGGTCATTTCGTCAATGCAAAGCTTCCGATTCTCAAAAAGTACAACATTCCAGAGCCCATTGTCGGCGGCTTGATTGTCGCTTTTGCTATTACAGCCCTGCATTTTAACGGCCTTGATCTTGAGTTTTCTTTGCCCCTGCAGAACACGTTTATGTTGATGTTCTTTGCAACGGTCGGCCTTGCGGCTAACTACACGCAGCTGATAAAAGGTGGCGCTAAGGTATTCCTATTCTTAGGGGTAGCGTCGGTTTACATCATTATCCAAAACGGTGTAGGCGTAACTTTAGCAACGGCACTAGGCCTGGAACCCTTGATGGGTTTGATTGCTGGCTCTATCACTCTTTCGGGTGGTCACGGCACAGGCGCGGCTTGGTCTCAAACTTTTGCAGATACGTTTGGCATTGCAAATACGCTAGAAATCGCAATGGCTTCAGCGACCTTTGGTTTGATTATCGGTGGTATTATCGGTAGCCCTGTGGCGCAAAAGCTGATTGACAAAAACCAGCTTGAATCTGAGTACGGCACAGGCACGCAAACGCACGAACGCTTCCCTGAACTGGTTACTTACAACGAGTATGAAGAAGACAAAGTGACGGCGAAGAAGGTGATTGAAGTATTGTTCATTCTTCTTATCTGTATCACGGGTGCGAGATACCTAGAGCAATGGGTAGCGACCTTTGAAATTTCTTGGTTGATGATTCCTGACTTCGTTTACGCGTTGTTTATCGGTGTGTTCATCACTAACGTGTTTGAAGTCACTAAGCTGCATAAGACGGATAGCGAAACGGTCGATATTCTTGGTACGGTGTCATTGTCACTGTTCCTAGCAATGGCGCTAATGAGCCTTAAGCTTTGGAACATCTTTGACCTTGCGATTCCGTTCTTGGTTATCCTTGCGGTTCAGGCGGTTGTACTGGGTATTTTCTCTTACTTTGTGACGTTCAAAGTAATGGGTTCTAACTACGACGCAGCGGTTATGGCGGGTGGTCACTGTGGTTTCGGCCTAGGTGCAACACCAACAGCGGTAATGAACATGGGCTCTTTGGTGAACCGTTTCGGTCCGTCACCACAAGCCTTCATGGTTGTGCCAATCGTGGGTGCCTTCTTTATCGATATCGTTAACCTGATTATCCTGCAAGGGTACATCTCGTTTATCGGTTAA
- a CDS encoding sigma-70 family RNA polymerase sigma factor has protein sequence MQVESRSSGNGKEHVIIPDNKVPTDNKVPTELSSWLMLVGTDRDKQAFTCLFKFFAPKIKRFGISKLGGEAAANELVQDTMTNVWKKAHLYNVDKGAATTWVYTVMRNAAFDMLRKVKAKAEQTIADDIWPIDAMVAESQSEDLPFGDHLMSRHVMTQIEKLPLAQKTIVKGVYFQELSQEQLAQQLGVPLGTVKSRLRLALAKLKVHMGDQSHD, from the coding sequence ATGCAAGTGGAAAGCAGAAGTTCAGGGAACGGCAAGGAGCATGTCATTATTCCCGATAACAAAGTACCTACAGACAACAAAGTACCGACAGAGCTTTCGAGCTGGTTGATGTTGGTTGGTACAGATCGAGACAAGCAGGCGTTCACCTGTTTGTTCAAGTTCTTCGCTCCTAAGATTAAGCGTTTTGGCATCAGTAAGTTGGGTGGCGAAGCTGCTGCCAACGAACTAGTTCAAGACACGATGACTAATGTTTGGAAAAAAGCACATCTCTACAATGTAGACAAAGGTGCTGCGACCACTTGGGTATATACGGTAATGCGTAATGCAGCGTTCGACATGTTGCGTAAAGTGAAAGCGAAAGCCGAACAAACGATAGCCGACGATATCTGGCCAATCGATGCGATGGTAGCCGAATCTCAAAGTGAAGATTTGCCATTCGGTGATCATTTGATGAGCCGACACGTAATGACTCAAATAGAAAAGTTGCCTCTCGCTCAGAAAACCATCGTCAAAGGCGTTTACTTTCAAGAGCTTTCTCAAGAGCAACTCGCTCAGCAACTTGGCGTCCCACTTGGAACAGTGAAGTCACGTCTGAGACTCGCTTTAGCAAAACTTAAAGTTCACATGGGAGACCAAAGCCATGATTAA
- a CDS encoding NAD(P)H-dependent oxidoreductase, with protein MTHPIITDLNTRYTAKKYDAEKRISAEDMEVIKEALRLSASSINSQPWKFIIIESDAAKQRFHNTFENMFQFNQPHAKEASHTILFAHDPKYTKEKFAKRADTEVSSGHLPAEMYEQFLGAYAFAEMNTDETGFNGNWTKSQVYIALGNTLHTLARLGIASTPMEGVDAAMISEEFADELEGHVVDVALAIGYHKDGEDYNHGKPKARLALDEVVTTL; from the coding sequence ATGACTCATCCAATCATTACCGATCTAAACACTCGTTACACAGCTAAAAAATACGATGCAGAAAAACGCATCTCTGCGGAAGACATGGAAGTAATCAAAGAAGCACTTCGTTTGTCAGCTTCTTCTATCAACTCTCAACCTTGGAAATTCATCATCATTGAGAGCGATGCAGCTAAACAGCGCTTCCATAACACTTTCGAGAACATGTTCCAGTTTAACCAACCACATGCGAAAGAAGCGTCACACACGATCCTGTTTGCTCATGATCCTAAGTACACTAAAGAGAAATTCGCTAAGCGTGCTGATACAGAAGTAAGCTCTGGTCACCTACCCGCTGAAATGTACGAGCAATTCTTAGGTGCTTACGCATTCGCAGAAATGAACACAGACGAAACAGGTTTCAACGGTAACTGGACTAAGTCTCAAGTTTACATCGCACTAGGTAACACACTGCACACACTAGCTCGTCTAGGTATCGCTTCAACACCTATGGAAGGTGTAGACGCAGCTATGATCAGCGAAGAGTTTGCTGACGAACTAGAAGGTCACGTTGTTGATGTAGCGCTAGCTATCGGCTACCACAAAGACGGCGAAGACTACAACCACGGTAAACCAAAAGCGCGTCTAGCTCTTGATGAAGTGGTTACTACGTTATAA
- the norV gene encoding anaerobic nitric oxide reductase flavorubredoxin: MTIHVKSNVHWVGVHDWETEHFHGKEYHMNKGTSYNSYLIREEKTVLVDTVDHRFTEQFLANLEMEIDINEIDYIICQHAEEDHSGALSALLAKIPNTPVYCTEAGINSIVGHHHQPDWNFRTVKTGDTLDVGNGKQLIFVEMKMLHWPDSMATYLTGDEILFSNDAFGQHYCDENLFNDQLDQVELHEQCLRYFSNILTPFAPLVKAKIEEVLNLGVPIDVIATSHGCIWRDNATQIVEQYYEWSKAYKEDRITIVYDTMSNNTRMMADAIAKGIRKGSPETAIKVFNISKHDKNDILANIFRSKGVLVGSSTMNNVMMPQIAALLEEIHGLRFAEKRAAAFGSSGWTGGAVKRIDARLREANFEVSAPQHIHWKPDTDALRQCIDYGMTLAEVWRAEADEVSTPKQVSRNVTPLEATPAPENTTTELKDTTEQKLEEAQDKPVHSADCTCWRCTVCEWVYDPQLGEPYQGVEPGTPWVQVPDDFLCPECHLGKEVFVEK; encoded by the coding sequence ATGACTATTCACGTTAAATCAAATGTTCATTGGGTCGGCGTTCACGATTGGGAAACCGAACACTTCCACGGTAAGGAATACCACATGAACAAAGGTACCAGCTATAACTCGTACCTGATCCGTGAAGAGAAGACAGTGCTTGTCGATACTGTCGATCATCGCTTTACTGAGCAATTCCTTGCAAACCTAGAGATGGAAATCGATATCAATGAGATCGACTACATCATTTGCCAACACGCTGAAGAGGACCACTCAGGCGCCCTCTCAGCGCTGTTAGCTAAGATCCCAAATACGCCTGTCTACTGCACTGAAGCAGGGATAAACTCGATTGTTGGTCACCACCACCAACCAGACTGGAACTTTAGAACCGTCAAAACCGGTGACACTCTTGATGTCGGTAACGGAAAACAACTTATCTTCGTAGAGATGAAAATGCTGCACTGGCCAGACTCAATGGCGACTTACTTAACTGGTGATGAAATCCTGTTTAGTAACGACGCTTTCGGCCAACACTACTGCGACGAAAATCTATTCAATGACCAACTAGACCAAGTTGAACTGCATGAACAATGTCTGCGTTACTTCTCGAACATCCTGACACCGTTTGCGCCGCTGGTTAAAGCAAAGATTGAAGAAGTGCTGAACTTAGGCGTGCCTATCGATGTTATCGCGACCTCTCACGGCTGCATTTGGCGTGACAACGCGACTCAAATCGTTGAGCAATATTACGAGTGGTCGAAAGCCTACAAAGAAGATCGCATCACCATTGTCTACGACACCATGTCAAATAACACTCGCATGATGGCCGATGCTATCGCTAAAGGGATCCGTAAAGGCAGCCCAGAAACGGCGATCAAGGTGTTCAATATCTCTAAGCATGATAAAAACGACATCCTTGCCAACATCTTTCGTTCAAAAGGTGTACTCGTTGGTTCATCGACCATGAACAATGTGATGATGCCGCAAATCGCAGCTTTGCTTGAAGAAATACATGGCCTACGTTTCGCAGAAAAAAGAGCCGCTGCCTTCGGTTCTTCAGGTTGGACAGGTGGCGCAGTTAAACGTATCGATGCTCGCCTACGTGAAGCCAACTTCGAAGTCAGCGCACCACAACACATCCACTGGAAACCAGACACAGACGCCCTTCGCCAATGTATCGATTACGGCATGACACTGGCTGAGGTGTGGCGTGCAGAAGCCGATGAAGTGAGCACACCAAAACAAGTATCACGCAATGTAACACCGCTCGAAGCCACACCAGCACCGGAGAACACCACTACCGAGCTCAAAGACACGACAGAGCAGAAGTTAGAAGAAGCACAAGACAAGCCTGTCCATAGTGCGGATTGCACTTGCTGGCGTTGCACCGTATGCGAATGGGTGTACGACCCACAACTAGGCGAACCCTACCAAGGCGTTGAACCAGGAACACCATGGGTACAAGTACCTGATGATTTCCTTTGCCCTGAATGTCATTTAGGCAAAGAAGTGTTTGTGGAGAAGTAG
- the norW gene encoding NADH:flavorubredoxin reductase NorW, with protein sequence MSNIVIVGGGFAALQTIKMVRKLNQDIAITMITADAGVEYSKPNLSHAFSQAQTPEALSIHSAQQLAEQYNVVIKTKALVSEVDTVQQCVHVDGQIIHYSKLVLATGATPFIPPAEGLKRSATITLNSLEEFEKHKAQVDDAQRVTVIGGGLIGVELAFDLQTAGKDVTIIEPASYLLNNLVPPFVSLELERELRKAGVTVETDSAVCRATYLPDGVRLQTTSSRLIRTDIVIAAAGLRPNTLLAKQAGIEVNKGIVVDNTMSTSAENVYAIGDCAEIEGRVMAYLQPAILSANVLAKQLAMDKGDIKVGEATLSLPHIITKVKTPSYPIQLAGRDIQTAQSWETRFDPKGIIAKGFNEEDQLVGFIVTGEHTKAAFPLLKELQTSSPA encoded by the coding sequence ATGTCGAACATTGTTATTGTGGGTGGCGGTTTCGCTGCCCTACAAACTATCAAGATGGTACGTAAGCTTAACCAAGATATCGCAATTACCATGATCACCGCCGATGCCGGGGTTGAGTACAGTAAGCCGAATCTTTCGCACGCGTTCAGTCAGGCGCAAACACCAGAAGCATTGTCGATACATAGTGCTCAACAGTTGGCTGAGCAGTACAACGTGGTCATCAAAACCAAAGCACTCGTGAGCGAGGTAGATACTGTTCAGCAGTGTGTTCATGTTGATGGCCAAATCATCCACTATTCAAAGTTGGTATTAGCGACGGGCGCAACGCCCTTCATACCACCAGCGGAAGGGTTAAAACGCAGCGCGACCATTACTCTCAATAGTTTGGAAGAGTTCGAGAAACACAAAGCTCAGGTTGATGACGCACAACGAGTCACCGTGATCGGTGGAGGTTTGATTGGGGTCGAGCTCGCCTTCGACCTTCAAACCGCAGGTAAAGATGTCACCATCATCGAACCCGCGAGTTACTTGCTAAATAACTTGGTGCCACCTTTCGTGTCCCTAGAGTTAGAAAGAGAGTTAAGAAAAGCAGGCGTCACCGTTGAAACTGATTCTGCAGTGTGTCGCGCAACTTATCTCCCTGATGGGGTGAGGTTGCAAACTACTTCTTCTCGATTAATACGAACCGATATCGTGATTGCCGCTGCAGGGCTAAGACCAAACACGCTGTTAGCCAAACAAGCGGGAATAGAAGTAAACAAAGGGATTGTGGTCGATAACACCATGAGTACCAGTGCCGAGAATGTGTATGCGATTGGTGACTGCGCCGAAATCGAAGGTCGAGTGATGGCCTATTTGCAGCCAGCAATCTTGTCTGCAAATGTGTTGGCTAAGCAGCTGGCTATGGATAAAGGCGACATCAAAGTGGGCGAAGCAACGCTCAGTTTGCCTCACATCATCACTAAGGTGAAAACACCGAGCTACCCGATTCAACTCGCAGGGCGTGATATTCAAACTGCTCAGAGTTGGGAAACGCGATTCGACCCAAAAGGCATTATCGCTAAAGGCTTCAATGAAGAGGATCAGTTGGTTGGGTTCATTGTCACGGGAGAACACACCAAAGCTGCATTCCCTCTGCTTAAGGAACTCCAGACCAGCTCTCCAGCATAA
- a CDS encoding tautomerase family protein, which translates to MIVIYGIKECLNPIKLQLSNVLQQCLNSEMGLPDDKRAHRFVPLERDDFFYPEGRTEAYTVIEINMMEGRAVNTKKRLIKKIFSEIEKQLAISPIDIEITIKEQPSHCWGFRGMTGDEAQDLKYKVKV; encoded by the coding sequence ATGATTGTTATTTATGGTATCAAAGAGTGCTTAAATCCAATTAAGTTGCAGCTCTCTAATGTGTTGCAGCAGTGCTTGAACAGTGAGATGGGGTTACCCGATGACAAGCGAGCACATCGATTTGTGCCATTGGAGCGAGATGACTTCTTTTATCCCGAAGGGCGAACAGAAGCTTACACCGTCATTGAGATCAATATGATGGAAGGTCGAGCGGTAAACACCAAAAAGCGCCTGATTAAGAAGATATTCTCAGAAATAGAGAAACAACTGGCCATCTCTCCCATTGATATCGAGATCACCATTAAGGAGCAGCCATCGCACTGCTGGGGGTTTCGAGGCATGACCGGCGATGAAGCTCAAGATCTGAAGTATAAAGTGAAGGTCTAG
- a CDS encoding DUF4344 domain-containing metallopeptidase: MTLLKRTLTCSLALSAMFTATYASSEQTTQSNLIVEYSAPQNVEEEQIKREIQNSGVNDTVVDLSNQLFMFEKPLTIQYGGEEGPLYDPQTHQVLIPYSFYAESLNYFEKNQYEKEYGKSSQTGAIDTLLHTLLHEAGHAYIEDQNIAILGKEEDAVDNLATVLLLNYVEHGADAAISAADMFAFESEDRPEYYDLGEYIDEHSFDLQRYFSTLCLVYGSDPDAYENLLDEVENDYLKDRKEFCVEHFNVINENWHQYLKESDGA; the protein is encoded by the coding sequence ATGACATTATTGAAACGAACATTGACCTGCAGCCTAGCCCTGAGTGCAATGTTTACTGCAACTTATGCATCTAGTGAACAAACAACCCAAAGTAACCTAATCGTCGAGTACTCTGCACCGCAAAATGTTGAAGAAGAACAGATCAAACGCGAAATTCAAAACAGCGGTGTTAATGACACCGTGGTCGACCTATCAAACCAACTGTTCATGTTTGAGAAACCATTAACCATTCAATATGGCGGGGAAGAAGGACCACTCTACGATCCACAAACCCATCAAGTGCTGATCCCTTATAGCTTTTACGCTGAGTCACTCAATTATTTCGAGAAGAACCAATACGAAAAAGAGTACGGGAAATCATCGCAAACCGGCGCTATTGATACCTTGCTGCACACCCTGCTGCACGAAGCTGGGCACGCGTATATCGAAGATCAGAACATTGCCATATTGGGTAAAGAAGAAGATGCAGTTGATAACCTAGCAACCGTGCTACTGCTTAACTACGTAGAGCATGGAGCCGATGCCGCTATCAGCGCTGCAGACATGTTCGCTTTCGAGTCAGAAGACCGCCCGGAATATTACGACTTGGGGGAATACATCGATGAGCACAGTTTCGACCTGCAGCGTTACTTCTCCACTTTATGCTTGGTGTATGGCAGCGATCCCGATGCCTATGAGAACTTGCTCGACGAGGTGGAAAACGACTATTTGAAAGATAGGAAAGAGTTTTGTGTCGAGCACTTTAACGTGATCAATGAAAATTGGCATCAGTATTTAAAAGAGAGTGACGGTGCTTAA